One genomic window of Kaistia geumhonensis includes the following:
- the ahcY gene encoding adenosylhomocysteinase — protein MAEQHDYAIKDIGLADWGRRELDIAEVEMPGLMSLRAEYGPSQPLKGARIAGSLHMTIQTGVLIETLKALGADVRWASCNIYSTQDHAAAAIADGGTPVFAIKGESLEDYWEYTHRIFEWADGGVPNMILDDGGDATALVHLGLRAEQGDTAFLDNPGNEEEEVFFAAIKRRLKHKPGWYTKLAQSIRGVTEETTTGVHRLYEMQKKGTLLFPAINVNDSVTKSKFDNLYGCRESLVDGIRRGTDVMMAGKVAMVAGFGDVGKGSAASLRQAGCRVMVSEVDPICALQAAMEGYEVVTMEEAAPKADIFVTATGNVDVITIDHMRAMKDRAIVCNIGHFDSEIQVASLRNYKWHKVKPQVDEVEFPDGKRVILLSEGRLVNLGNAMGHPSFVMSASFTNQTLAQIELFTKPGVYEKKVYTLPKFLDEKVAALHLAKIGVKLTKLNDKQSAYIGVSETGPFKPEHYRY, from the coding sequence ATGGCCGAACAGCACGATTACGCGATCAAGGATATCGGTCTCGCCGACTGGGGCCGCCGCGAGCTCGACATCGCCGAGGTCGAGATGCCCGGCCTGATGAGCCTTCGGGCCGAGTACGGCCCCTCGCAGCCGCTCAAGGGCGCGCGCATCGCCGGCTCGCTGCACATGACCATCCAGACGGGCGTGCTGATCGAGACGCTGAAGGCGCTCGGCGCCGACGTGCGCTGGGCCTCCTGCAACATCTATTCGACCCAGGACCATGCCGCGGCGGCGATCGCCGATGGCGGCACGCCGGTCTTCGCCATCAAGGGCGAGAGCCTCGAGGACTACTGGGAATACACGCACCGCATCTTCGAATGGGCGGATGGCGGCGTGCCGAACATGATCCTCGACGACGGCGGCGACGCGACGGCGCTCGTGCATCTCGGGCTCCGCGCCGAGCAGGGCGATACCGCCTTCCTCGACAATCCCGGCAACGAGGAGGAAGAGGTCTTCTTCGCCGCCATCAAGCGCCGTCTGAAGCACAAGCCCGGCTGGTACACGAAGCTTGCGCAGTCGATCCGCGGCGTGACCGAGGAGACGACGACGGGCGTGCACCGTCTCTACGAGATGCAGAAGAAGGGCACGCTGCTCTTCCCGGCCATCAACGTGAACGATTCGGTCACCAAGTCGAAATTCGACAATCTCTATGGCTGCCGCGAGTCGCTCGTCGACGGCATCCGCCGCGGCACCGACGTCATGATGGCCGGCAAGGTCGCCATGGTCGCCGGCTTCGGCGATGTCGGCAAGGGCTCGGCCGCCTCGCTGCGCCAGGCCGGCTGCCGCGTGATGGTCTCGGAAGTCGATCCGATCTGCGCCCTGCAGGCGGCGATGGAAGGCTACGAGGTCGTGACCATGGAAGAAGCGGCGCCGAAGGCCGACATCTTCGTGACCGCGACCGGCAATGTCGACGTCATCACGATCGACCATATGCGCGCCATGAAGGATCGCGCGATCGTGTGCAATATCGGCCACTTCGACAGCGAGATCCAGGTTGCGTCGCTGCGCAACTACAAGTGGCACAAGGTCAAGCCGCAGGTCGACGAGGTCGAGTTCCCCGACGGCAAGCGTGTGATCCTTCTGTCCGAGGGTCGTCTGGTCAATCTCGGCAACGCCATGGGCCATCCGAGCTTCGTGATGTCGGCGTCCTTCACCAACCAGACGCTGGCGCAGATCGAGCTCTTCACCAAGCCCGGCGTCTACGAGAAGAAGGTCTACACGCTGCCGAAATTCCTCGACGAGAAGGTCGCGGCGCTGCACCTCGCCAAGATCGGCGTCAAGCTGACGAAGCTCAACGACAAGCAGTCGGCCTATATCGGCGTTTCGGAGACGGGCCCGTTCAAGCCGGAGCACTACCGCTACTGA
- a CDS encoding PTS sugar transporter subunit IIA: protein MIGLVLVTHGQLAIEFRAALEHVVGRQSQIETIAIGPEDDMERRRQDIVDAVKSVDDGSGVILLTDMFGGTPSNLAISVMEAGRIEVIAGVNLPMLVKLASVRVEKPLAMAVQGAQEAGRKYINVASQVLAGQ from the coding sequence ATGATCGGGCTCGTCCTCGTCACCCACGGCCAACTCGCCATTGAGTTCCGCGCCGCTCTCGAACATGTCGTCGGGCGCCAGAGCCAGATCGAGACCATCGCGATCGGGCCCGAGGACGACATGGAGCGCCGCCGGCAGGACATCGTCGATGCCGTCAAGAGCGTCGACGACGGCTCGGGCGTTATCCTCCTCACCGACATGTTCGGCGGCACGCCGTCCAATCTCGCCATCTCGGTCATGGAGGCCGGCCGGATCGAGGTGATCGCCGGCGTCAACCTGCCCATGCTGGTCAAGCTCGCGAGCGTGCGCGTCGAGAAGCCACTCGCCATGGCCGTGCAGGGTGCGCAGGAGGCCGGCCGCAAATATATCAATGTCGCGAGCCAGGTTCTGGCCGGTCAATAA
- a CDS encoding response regulator transcription factor, with product MPTIALVDDDRNILASVSIALESEGYRVQTYTDGASALDGFQQSQPDLAILDIKMPRMDGMELLRRLRQRTDLPVIFLTSKDDEIDELFGLKMGADDFIKKPFSQRLLVERVKAVLRRFQPREGAPNAKVPDQQRNLDRGALSMDQERHTCTWNGQPVTLTVTEFLILYALAQRPGVVKSRNALMDAAYDDQVYVDDRTIDSHIKRLRKKFKQVDDDFDMIETLYGVGYRFKEA from the coding sequence ATGCCGACGATTGCTCTCGTCGATGACGATCGCAACATTCTCGCCTCCGTGTCGATTGCGCTCGAATCGGAAGGCTATCGCGTGCAGACCTATACCGACGGCGCCTCGGCGCTGGACGGTTTTCAGCAGTCTCAGCCCGATCTCGCGATCCTCGACATCAAGATGCCGCGCATGGACGGGATGGAGCTGCTGCGGCGTCTGCGCCAGCGCACCGACCTGCCCGTCATCTTCCTGACCTCGAAGGACGACGAGATCGACGAGCTGTTCGGCCTCAAGATGGGCGCCGACGACTTCATCAAGAAGCCGTTCTCGCAGCGCCTGCTGGTCGAGCGCGTGAAGGCTGTGCTGCGCCGCTTCCAGCCGCGCGAGGGCGCGCCGAACGCCAAGGTTCCGGACCAGCAGCGCAATCTCGATCGCGGCGCGCTGTCCATGGACCAGGAGCGCCATACCTGCACCTGGAACGGCCAGCCGGTGACGCTGACGGTCACCGAATTCCTGATCCTCTATGCGCTCGCGCAGCGCCCGGGCGTGGTGAAGAGCCGCAACGCCCTGATGGATGCCGCCTACGACGACCAGGTCTATGTCGACGACCGGACGATCGACAGCCACATCAAGCGGCTGCGCAAGAAGTTCAAGCAGGTCGACGACGACTTCGACATGATCGAGACGCTCTATGGCGTCGGCTACCGGTTCAAGGAGGCCTGA
- the tsaE gene encoding tRNA (adenosine(37)-N6)-threonylcarbamoyltransferase complex ATPase subunit type 1 TsaE — MSDAALVLTLADEAATHRLAEALATRLAAGDVIALEGDLGAGKTTLARALIRAVAGDPALEVPSPTFTLVQTYPGRVPIAHFDLYRLGSPDELDEIGFEEAVADGAVLIEWPERGGGRIPRSALTIRLDIEGDGRRAALSGGGAWPERLDRLAGIARFLDDAGFGTARRAHLAGDASGRSYERLVRADGTRAVLMDARDRLPGPPVWDGRSYDDVAHRATTVLPFVAMNEGLRAIGISAPRILAADIPAGLLLLEDLGDRFIVKDGAPRPERWQAAAELLAHLHAEARPAELPVSGGERYSIPAFDRDAFLIEVDLLPRWYAPLIGRTLDEDAEAAFRSIWTRLFERFDQAEKSWLLRDYHSPNLLWLPERTGIARIGVLDHQDAMIGASAYDLASLGQDVRVDVDEALEQATIHAYVEARRTAGAFDGDTFAAAYAISGAQRTTKILGGFARLANAFGRPQYLRHIPRVKAYLKRNLRHEVLSPLALWYDRHLPLDD, encoded by the coding sequence ATGAGCGACGCGGCGCTGGTCCTGACGCTCGCCGACGAGGCGGCGACCCACCGCCTCGCCGAGGCGCTCGCGACGAGGCTCGCCGCCGGCGACGTCATCGCGCTCGAAGGCGATCTCGGCGCCGGCAAGACGACGCTTGCACGGGCGCTGATCCGCGCCGTCGCCGGCGATCCGGCGCTCGAGGTGCCGAGCCCGACCTTCACGCTGGTGCAGACCTATCCGGGTCGCGTGCCGATCGCGCATTTCGATCTCTATCGCCTCGGCTCGCCCGACGAGCTCGACGAGATCGGCTTCGAAGAGGCGGTCGCCGACGGTGCCGTGCTGATCGAATGGCCGGAGCGGGGCGGCGGCCGGATTCCCCGCTCTGCACTGACGATCCGCCTCGACATCGAAGGGGACGGCCGACGCGCCGCCCTTTCGGGTGGGGGCGCCTGGCCGGAGCGTCTCGATCGCCTCGCCGGCATCGCCCGCTTCCTGGACGATGCGGGCTTCGGCACCGCCCGGCGCGCCCATCTAGCGGGCGATGCTTCCGGTCGCAGCTATGAGCGCCTCGTCCGCGCCGACGGAACGCGCGCCGTCCTGATGGATGCACGCGACCGGTTGCCGGGCCCGCCGGTCTGGGACGGGCGCAGCTATGACGATGTCGCCCACCGCGCGACCACCGTCCTCCCCTTCGTCGCGATGAACGAAGGCCTCCGCGCCATCGGCATCTCGGCGCCGCGCATCCTGGCCGCGGATATTCCGGCAGGGCTGCTGCTGCTCGAGGATCTCGGCGACCGGTTCATCGTCAAGGATGGAGCGCCGAGGCCGGAGCGCTGGCAGGCGGCGGCCGAACTGCTCGCCCATCTCCATGCCGAGGCGCGGCCGGCGGAACTGCCCGTTTCGGGCGGGGAACGCTATTCGATCCCCGCTTTCGACCGCGACGCCTTCCTGATCGAGGTCGATCTCCTGCCGCGCTGGTACGCGCCGCTTATCGGCCGGACTCTGGACGAGGACGCCGAAGCCGCGTTCCGCTCGATCTGGACTCGCCTCTTCGAGCGCTTCGACCAGGCGGAAAAGAGCTGGCTGCTGCGCGACTATCATTCGCCCAACCTTCTCTGGCTGCCCGAGCGCACGGGCATCGCGCGGATCGGCGTGCTCGACCACCAGGATGCGATGATCGGCGCCAGCGCCTATGACCTCGCCTCGCTCGGCCAGGATGTGCGTGTCGACGTCGACGAGGCGCTGGAACAGGCGACCATCCATGCCTATGTCGAGGCGCGCCGAACGGCGGGCGCCTTCGACGGCGATACCTTCGCCGCGGCCTATGCCATTTCGGGGGCGCAGCGGACGACCAAGATCCTCGGCGGCTTCGCACGGCTCGCCAATGCCTTCGGGCGGCCCCAATATCTCCGTCACATTCCGCGGGTAAAGGCTTATCTGAAGCGGAATCTGCGCCATGAGGTTCTGTCGCCGCTGGCGCTCTGGTACGATCGTCACCTGCCGCTCGACGATTGA
- a CDS encoding sensor histidine kinase, with the protein MPWHSGKSGWIPAGARRPAAARLAILVATLMLWGARGAVASELTAAFLAPDRIVSFSAVFGVLIFALVAIAVLLRARDRAEAALAETQMRVADLRAAADRAEALVNADDQRLVAWSGPEEPPLVMGRLPRACGAPEDRSAFLAFGTWLTGSSASRLDLALERLRGLGETFTIALETANGSFVEAAGRTAAGRAVARFRDLSGDRLALAELDARHRRLSQDVTAMRALIEAAPLPCWIRDRDGALQWANAAYLRAVEANSLEDALRRRLELVDTAGRQAIVRAHAEGRDFGRRLPLVVAGERRMFDVVDVASEAGSAGLATDATELESLQAQMKRLVEFHARTLDQLATAVAVFGPDHRLRSYNAAFRQLFGLESSFLDQQPDESAVLERMRAGRRLPEQVDFKSWRKELFAAYQSVDAREFWWHLPDGQTLRVIANPHPQGGMTWIYENVTERLDLESRYNALIQVQGETLDNLAEGVAVFGSDGRLRLHNPAFARIWRLDPAMLAARPHVGDIARACSAETDGAEEWARFTAEVAGLGERRSGFHGRMERHDRRIIDYAMVPLPNGQTMVTFVDVTDTVQVERALTDRNEALEAADGLKNAFIQHVSYELRSPLTNIIGFAQLLADVTVGPLNDKQREYTGYILSSSGSLLAIVNDILDLATVDAGIITLDLGEVNVADTVAAATEGVRDRLRESRLKLETRLPADLGNFVADEKRIRQILYNLLSNAVGFSPAGATIRLAARRAGDMIEFTVSDEGPGIPADFIASVFERFESRASGSARGGAGLGLAIVRSFVELHGGSVAIVSEMGRGTTVTVRLPIRPDALDIAAE; encoded by the coding sequence TTGCCTTGGCATAGCGGGAAATCGGGATGGATTCCGGCCGGCGCGCGCCGCCCGGCCGCTGCCAGGCTCGCCATTCTTGTCGCCACGCTGATGCTCTGGGGTGCCCGCGGCGCCGTTGCCAGCGAGCTCACGGCCGCCTTCCTCGCGCCCGACCGCATCGTCTCGTTCAGCGCCGTGTTCGGCGTGCTCATCTTCGCGCTGGTGGCGATCGCGGTGCTGCTGCGGGCGCGCGACCGCGCCGAGGCCGCCCTCGCCGAGACGCAGATGCGCGTCGCCGACCTTCGCGCCGCTGCCGACCGTGCGGAAGCGCTGGTCAATGCCGACGACCAGCGCCTCGTCGCCTGGAGCGGCCCGGAAGAGCCGCCGCTCGTCATGGGCCGGCTGCCGCGTGCGTGCGGCGCGCCCGAGGACAGGTCGGCGTTCCTCGCCTTCGGTACCTGGCTGACGGGAAGCTCCGCGAGCCGCCTCGATCTCGCGCTCGAGCGGCTGCGCGGACTCGGCGAAACCTTCACCATCGCGCTTGAAACGGCGAATGGCAGCTTCGTCGAGGCGGCCGGGCGCACCGCCGCCGGGCGGGCCGTGGCCCGCTTCCGCGATCTCTCCGGCGACCGGCTGGCGCTGGCCGAGCTCGACGCGCGCCACCGCCGGCTGAGCCAGGATGTCACCGCGATGCGCGCCCTGATCGAGGCCGCGCCGCTGCCCTGCTGGATCCGCGATCGCGACGGCGCCCTGCAATGGGCCAACGCCGCCTATCTGCGCGCCGTCGAGGCGAACAGTCTCGAGGATGCGTTGCGGCGCCGGCTCGAGCTCGTCGATACCGCCGGGCGCCAGGCGATCGTCCGCGCCCATGCGGAAGGCCGCGATTTCGGCCGCCGCCTGCCGCTGGTCGTCGCAGGCGAGCGGCGCATGTTCGATGTCGTGGACGTGGCCTCGGAGGCCGGCAGCGCCGGTCTCGCCACCGACGCGACCGAACTCGAATCGCTCCAGGCGCAGATGAAGCGGCTGGTCGAGTTCCATGCCCGCACGCTCGACCAATTGGCGACCGCGGTCGCCGTATTCGGGCCGGATCACCGGCTGCGCTCGTACAACGCCGCCTTCCGCCAGCTTTTCGGCCTCGAATCCTCCTTCCTCGACCAGCAGCCGGACGAGAGCGCCGTGCTGGAGCGGATGCGTGCCGGCCGCCGCCTGCCCGAGCAGGTCGACTTCAAGAGCTGGCGCAAGGAGCTCTTCGCCGCCTACCAGTCGGTCGATGCGCGGGAGTTCTGGTGGCATCTGCCGGACGGGCAGACGCTGCGCGTCATCGCCAACCCGCATCCGCAGGGCGGCATGACGTGGATCTACGAGAACGTCACCGAGCGGCTCGATCTCGAAAGCCGCTACAACGCCCTGATCCAGGTTCAGGGCGAGACGCTCGACAATCTCGCCGAGGGCGTCGCGGTGTTCGGGTCGGACGGGCGGCTGCGCCTGCACAATCCGGCCTTTGCGCGCATCTGGCGGCTCGATCCGGCGATGCTGGCGGCGCGGCCGCATGTCGGCGACATCGCCAGAGCCTGCAGCGCCGAGACCGACGGCGCCGAGGAATGGGCGCGCTTCACCGCCGAGGTGGCCGGCCTCGGCGAGCGGCGCTCCGGCTTCCACGGCCGCATGGAGCGCCACGACCGGCGCATCATCGATTATGCGATGGTCCCGCTGCCTAACGGCCAGACCATGGTGACCTTCGTCGACGTCACCGACACCGTGCAGGTCGAGCGCGCGCTGACCGACCGCAACGAGGCGCTCGAGGCGGCGGACGGGCTCAAGAACGCCTTCATCCAGCACGTTTCCTACGAGCTGCGCTCGCCGCTCACCAACATCATCGGCTTCGCGCAGCTGCTCGCCGACGTGACCGTCGGGCCGCTCAACGACAAGCAGCGCGAATATACCGGCTACATCCTCTCCTCGAGCGGTTCGCTGCTCGCGATCGTCAACGACATCCTCGATCTCGCCACCGTCGATGCCGGCATCATCACGCTCGACCTCGGCGAGGTGAATGTCGCCGATACGGTCGCCGCCGCCACGGAAGGCGTGCGCGACCGGCTGCGGGAATCGCGGCTCAAGCTGGAAACCCGCCTGCCCGCCGATCTCGGCAATTTCGTCGCCGACGAGAAGCGCATCCGACAGATTCTCTACAACCTGCTCTCCAATGCCGTCGGCTTCTCGCCGGCCGGGGCCACGATCCGCCTTGCCGCCCGCCGCGCCGGCGACATGATCGAGTTCACCGTTTCCGACGAGGGGCCGGGCATTCCGGCGGATTTCATCGCCTCGGTGTTCGAGCGTTTCGAGAGCCGCGCCTCGGGCTCGGCGCGCGGCGGCGCCGGGCTCGGTCTCGCCATCGTGCGCAGCTTCGTCGAGTTGCATGGCGGCAGCGTCGCCATCGTGTCTGAGATGGGCCGCGGCACGACGGTCACCGTCCGCCTGCCGATCCGGCCCGACGCGCTCGACATCGCCGCGGAATGA
- a CDS encoding sensor histidine kinase — MTVSIDEGTPARRPARRVRVRHLRRLATRFLRSIGLHAFSSLTRRIVILNLAALIVLVSGILYLNQFRAGLIDARLESLLTQGEIIAGAIAASATVETNNITIDPDKLLELQAGESMTPGANAIEGLDFPINPERVAPVLRRLISPTRTRARIYDRDGIPVLDSRHLYSRGQILRFDLPADSDEEPALFDRIWEWVKVHLQRDDLPIYHELGGLNGRGYPEVATALEGSPSSIVRITERGELIVSVAVPIQRYRSVLGVLLLSTQGGDIDQIVHAERMAIVRVFLVSAGVVVVLSILLAGTIAAPLRRLADAADRVRRGVTSRPQIPDFSARRDEIGHLSQALREMTASLYNRIEAIESFAADVSHELKNPLTSLRSAVETLPLAKTPAAKARLTEIIQHDVRRLDRLISDISDASRLDAEMARQDAVPIDVARILEAVVSVQREIAGTDGPAITLDIAKSDQDDAYVVLGHDSRLGQVFTNLIDNARSFTPKDGGVRVMLRRNGAAVDVVVEDDGPGIRAEQVERIFERFYTDRPEQEAFGQNSGLGLSISRQIVEAHRGRIWAENRLKPRAAKDDAPVVLGARFTVRLPGAAA, encoded by the coding sequence ATGACCGTCAGCATCGACGAAGGGACGCCGGCGCGCCGGCCGGCGCGGCGGGTGCGTGTTCGCCATCTGCGTCGGCTCGCGACGCGATTCCTGCGCTCGATCGGGCTGCACGCCTTCTCCAGCCTCACGCGCCGCATCGTCATCCTCAATCTCGCGGCTCTGATCGTCCTCGTCTCAGGCATCCTCTATCTCAACCAGTTCCGCGCCGGCCTCATCGATGCCAGGCTGGAAAGCCTGCTGACGCAAGGCGAGATCATCGCCGGCGCGATCGCCGCCTCGGCGACGGTCGAGACCAACAACATCACCATTGATCCCGACAAGCTGCTCGAGCTGCAGGCCGGCGAGAGCATGACGCCGGGCGCCAACGCCATCGAGGGGCTCGACTTCCCGATCAATCCGGAGCGGGTCGCGCCGGTCCTGCGACGCCTGATCTCGCCCACCCGCACCCGCGCCCGCATCTATGACCGCGACGGCATCCCGGTGCTCGATTCGCGCCATCTCTATTCGCGCGGCCAGATCCTGCGTTTCGACCTGCCGGCTGATTCCGACGAGGAGCCGGCGCTGTTCGACCGCATCTGGGAATGGGTGAAGGTGCATCTGCAGCGCGACGACCTGCCGATCTATCACGAGCTCGGCGGCCTCAACGGCCGCGGCTATCCAGAGGTCGCGACCGCGCTGGAAGGCAGTCCGTCCTCGATCGTGCGCATCACAGAGCGGGGCGAACTCATCGTCTCGGTCGCGGTGCCGATCCAGCGCTACCGGTCCGTGCTCGGCGTCCTTCTGCTCTCCACGCAGGGCGGCGACATCGACCAGATCGTGCATGCCGAGCGCATGGCCATCGTGCGCGTCTTCCTCGTCTCGGCCGGCGTCGTGGTCGTGCTGTCGATCCTGCTCGCCGGCACCATCGCCGCCCCCCTTCGCCGTCTCGCCGATGCGGCGGACCGCGTCCGGCGCGGGGTCACCTCGCGGCCGCAGATCCCCGATTTCTCCGCCCGCCGCGACGAGATCGGCCATCTCTCGCAGGCGCTGCGCGAGATGACCGCCTCGCTCTACAACCGCATCGAGGCGATCGAGAGCTTCGCGGCCGATGTCAGCCACGAGCTGAAGAACCCGCTGACCTCGCTCCGCAGCGCGGTCGAGACGCTGCCGCTCGCCAAGACGCCGGCCGCGAAGGCGCGCCTCACCGAGATCATCCAGCACGATGTCCGCCGCCTCGATCGCCTGATCAGCGACATTTCGGACGCCTCGCGCCTCGACGCGGAGATGGCCCGCCAGGACGCGGTGCCGATCGACGTCGCCCGCATCCTCGAGGCCGTGGTCTCTGTACAGCGCGAGATCGCGGGGACGGACGGGCCGGCGATCACGCTCGACATCGCAAAGAGCGACCAGGACGACGCCTATGTCGTGCTCGGCCATGACAGCCGCCTCGGCCAGGTTTTCACCAATCTCATCGACAATGCCCGCTCCTTCACGCCGAAGGATGGCGGCGTGCGGGTGATGCTCCGTCGCAATGGCGCCGCCGTCGATGTCGTGGTCGAGGACGACGGGCCCGGCATCCGTGCCGAGCAGGTGGAGCGCATCTTCGAGCGATTCTATACCGACCGGCCCGAGCAGGAGGCCTTCGGCCAGAATTCCGGCCTCGGCCTCTCGATCTCGCGGCAGATCGTCGAGGCGCATCGCGGTCGCATCTGGGCGGAGAACCGGCTGAAGCCGCGCGCCGCGAAGGACGACGCGCCGGTTGTGCTCGGCGCCCGCTTCACGGTGCGCCTGCCGGGGGCCGCGGCGTGA
- a CDS encoding HPr family phosphocarrier protein — translation MGSDTKAEYCRDLAIVNRRGLHARASAKFVQLADSFEATITVSKDQNTVGGTSIMGLMMLAAGIGSSIRVTAEGPDAGKAIEAIAALVANRFGEEE, via the coding sequence ATGGGGAGCGATACGAAAGCCGAATATTGCCGAGATCTGGCGATCGTGAACCGTCGCGGGCTTCATGCGCGTGCCTCGGCCAAGTTCGTGCAGCTCGCCGACAGCTTCGAGGCGACGATCACCGTCTCCAAGGATCAGAACACGGTCGGCGGCACCTCGATCATGGGCCTGATGATGCTGGCGGCCGGTATCGGCTCCTCCATCCGCGTCACCGCCGAGGGCCCCGATGCCGGGAAGGCGATCGAGGCGATCGCCGCCCTTGTCGCCAACCGGTTCGGCGAAGAGGAATAG
- a CDS encoding HPr kinase/phosphorylase, with translation MSAGLAPTIHASAALVDGTGVLVRGPSGSGKSALVLALILADSARNRLVADDRTVLAGEAGRLVASPPEALAGLIELRGYGILRLPYVAAQEIGLVVDLEEAAAVPRMPERSTNHAALLGIEIPRLVLPIGHSDGAVRVRAVLLAGCRTVNDG, from the coding sequence GTGAGCGCCGGCCTCGCGCCGACCATCCATGCCAGCGCCGCCCTCGTCGACGGAACGGGCGTCCTCGTGCGCGGGCCGTCCGGCAGCGGCAAGTCGGCGCTGGTTCTCGCACTGATCCTCGCCGACAGCGCGCGCAACCGCCTCGTCGCCGACGACCGGACGGTCCTTGCAGGCGAGGCGGGCCGGCTCGTCGCCTCGCCGCCGGAGGCGCTGGCGGGTCTGATCGAGCTTCGCGGATACGGCATCCTGCGCCTCCCGTATGTTGCAGCGCAGGAAATCGGGCTGGTGGTCGATCTCGAAGAGGCCGCCGCCGTGCCGCGGATGCCGGAGCGCTCGACGAACCACGCGGCCCTTCTGGGCATCGAAATTCCGAGGCTAGTGCTGCCGATCGGCCATTCCGACGGCGCGGTGCGTGTCCGCGCCGTGCTGCTCGCCGGTTGTCGCACGGTTAACGATGGGTGA
- a CDS encoding HugZ family pyridoxamine 5'-phosphate oxidase, protein MPADAATATPPAASFEPVAAARAVIATARTASLATLAADGAPFASLVSFATLPDLSPVLWLSDLAQHSRNLAADSRASLLLVAPGGEDGDPLAGARVTLSGRIAPTDDAAAARRFEALHGTRGRPAFADFRAYRMEFASAHLVAGFGRIVTLGPELLVDLSGAERLIAGEAMVVEHMNDDHADAIGLYATVLLGLPEADWRMSGCDPEGVDLVSGLGRARLPFPSRASTVAEAGTHLKQWAKTARGRLAEVQN, encoded by the coding sequence ATGCCTGCCGACGCCGCGACTGCGACCCCGCCCGCCGCTTCCTTCGAACCCGTCGCGGCGGCGCGGGCGGTGATCGCCACGGCCCGCACGGCCAGCCTCGCCACGCTCGCGGCCGACGGCGCGCCCTTCGCCAGCCTCGTCAGCTTCGCCACATTGCCCGACCTCTCGCCGGTGCTCTGGCTCTCCGACCTCGCCCAGCACAGCCGCAATCTTGCGGCCGATTCCCGCGCATCCCTGCTTCTGGTCGCGCCCGGCGGCGAAGACGGCGACCCGCTGGCCGGCGCCCGGGTGACGCTGTCGGGCCGGATCGCGCCGACCGACGACGCCGCCGCCGCACGACGCTTCGAGGCGCTGCATGGCACACGCGGCCGTCCGGCCTTCGCGGATTTCAGGGCCTACCGGATGGAATTCGCCTCGGCCCATCTCGTCGCCGGCTTCGGCCGCATCGTGACGCTGGGGCCGGAGCTGCTCGTCGATCTGTCCGGGGCGGAACGACTCATCGCCGGCGAAGCCATGGTCGTCGAGCACATGAACGACGACCACGCGGACGCCATCGGCCTTTATGCGACGGTCCTGCTCGGACTGCCCGAGGCGGACTGGCGCATGAGCGGCTGCGATCCCGAGGGCGTCGACCTCGTCTCCGGGCTCGGACGGGCGCGGCTCCCCTTCCCTTCGCGGGCGAGCACCGTTGCCGAGGCCGGCACCCATCTGAAGCAGTGGGCGAAGACAGCGCGCGGCCGCCTCGCCGAGGTCCAAAACTAG
- a CDS encoding nucleotidyltransferase family protein → MTDPIPFRKPAGPRRAMVLAAGIGKRMRPVTATVPKPLIEVAGRSMIDRALDRLARAGVEEAVVNVHYLADLVEVHVRKRKAPKVLVSDERGALLETGGGIAKALPLLGNEPFYVMNSDSFWIEGPRPNLDWLAGGWNDAEMDALLMLAPTVASIGYYGPGDFLMDKEGRLSRRPERTIAPFVYSGAAILSPRIFTDLPEGAFSLNLLFDRAIAARRLFGVRMDGIWLHVGTPEAIREAELSVAESAA, encoded by the coding sequence ATGACCGACCCCATTCCGTTCCGCAAGCCCGCAGGACCGCGCCGCGCCATGGTGCTGGCCGCCGGTATCGGCAAGCGGATGCGCCCCGTGACCGCCACCGTGCCGAAGCCGCTGATCGAGGTGGCCGGCCGCTCGATGATCGACCGCGCGCTCGACCGTCTCGCCCGTGCCGGCGTGGAGGAAGCGGTGGTGAACGTCCACTACCTTGCCGATCTGGTCGAGGTGCATGTCCGCAAGCGCAAGGCGCCGAAGGTGCTTGTCTCGGACGAGCGCGGCGCGTTGCTCGAGACGGGCGGGGGCATCGCCAAGGCGTTGCCCCTTCTCGGCAACGAGCCGTTCTATGTCATGAATTCCGACAGCTTCTGGATCGAGGGGCCGAGGCCCAATCTCGACTGGCTGGCCGGCGGCTGGAACGACGCCGAGATGGACGCGCTCTTGATGCTGGCGCCGACGGTCGCCTCGATCGGCTATTACGGGCCGGGCGATTTCCTCATGGACAAGGAGGGCCGGCTGTCGCGCCGCCCCGAGCGCACCATCGCGCCCTTCGTCTATTCCGGCGCCGCGATCCTGTCGCCGCGGATCTTCACCGACCTGCCGGAAGGCGCGTTCTCGCTCAATCTCCTGTTCGACCGGGCGATCGCCGCGCGGCGGCTGTTCGGTGTGCGCATGGACGGCATCTGGCTGCATGTCGGAACGCCGGAGGCGATCCGCGAGGCCGAGCTTTCGGTGGCGGAGAGCGCTGCCTGA